A single region of the Bacillus cereus genome encodes:
- a CDS encoding O-acetylserine dependent cystathionine beta-synthase produces MNVYRGVHELIGHTPIVEITRFSLPKGVRLFAKLEFYNPGGSVKDRLGRELIEDALEKGLVNQGGTIIEPTAGNTGIGLALAALEHDLRVIVCVPEKFSVEKQELMKALGATVVHTPTEQGMTGAIAKAKELVNEIPNSYSPSQFANEANPRAYFKTLGPELWDALNGEINIFVAGAGTGGTFMGTASYLKEKNIDIKTVIVEPEGSILNGGKAGSHETEGIGLEFIPPFLKTSYFDEIHTISDRHAFLRVKELAQKEGLLVGSSSGAAFHASLLEAEKATPGTNIVTIFPDSSERYLSKDIYKGWE; encoded by the coding sequence ATGAATGTATATCGTGGAGTTCATGAGTTGATTGGCCATACACCAATCGTAGAAATTACTCGTTTTTCACTTCCGAAAGGAGTCCGTTTATTTGCAAAGCTTGAATTTTACAACCCAGGCGGAAGCGTTAAGGATCGTTTAGGAAGAGAGTTAATCGAGGATGCCTTAGAAAAAGGGCTTGTTAACCAGGGCGGAACAATTATTGAACCGACGGCTGGAAATACTGGCATTGGACTGGCACTTGCAGCGTTAGAACATGATTTACGCGTCATCGTTTGTGTACCAGAGAAATTTAGTGTTGAAAAGCAAGAATTAATGAAAGCGCTAGGTGCAACGGTCGTGCATACACCGACTGAGCAAGGAATGACTGGCGCAATTGCAAAGGCAAAAGAATTAGTAAATGAAATACCGAATTCATACTCTCCAAGTCAGTTTGCGAATGAAGCAAACCCTCGTGCTTATTTCAAAACATTAGGTCCTGAACTTTGGGATGCATTGAATGGAGAAATTAACATATTTGTTGCAGGGGCAGGAACTGGCGGTACGTTTATGGGAACTGCGTCTTATTTAAAAGAGAAAAACATTGATATTAAGACGGTTATTGTAGAACCAGAAGGATCTATTTTAAATGGTGGTAAAGCTGGTTCACATGAAACAGAAGGGATTGGTCTTGAATTCATCCCGCCATTTTTAAAAACATCTTATTTTGATGAAATTCATACAATTTCTGATCGACATGCATTTTTACGAGTGAAAGAGTTAGCGCAAAAAGAAGGCCTTCTCGTTGGGAGCTCTTCAGGAGCAGCATTTCATGCGAGCTTACTTGAGGCAGAGAAAGCAACACCAGGTACAAATATTGTAACGATTTTTCCTGATAGTAGTGAGCGCTATTTAAGCAAAGACATATACAAAGGATGGGAATAA
- the mtnN gene encoding 5'-methylthioadenosine/S-adenosylhomocysteine nucleosidase, with protein sequence MRIAVIGAMEEEVRILRDKLEQAETETVAGCEFTKGLLAGHEVILLKSGIGKVNAAMSTTILLERYKPEKVINTGSAGGFHHSLNVGDVVISTEVRHHDVDVTAFNYEYGQVPGMPPGFKADDALVALAEKCMQAEENIQVVKGMIATGDSFMSDPNRVAAIRDKFEDLYAVEMEAAAVAQVCHQYEVPFVIIRALSDIAGKESNVSFDQFLDQAALHSTNFIVKVLEELK encoded by the coding sequence TTGAGAATTGCTGTAATTGGAGCAATGGAAGAAGAAGTACGTATTTTACGTGACAAACTAGAACAAGCAGAAACAGAAACTGTTGCAGGTTGTGAATTTACGAAAGGGCTATTAGCAGGACATGAAGTAATCTTGTTAAAGTCTGGTATTGGTAAAGTAAACGCAGCGATGTCAACGACGATTTTATTAGAAAGATATAAGCCTGAAAAAGTAATTAATACTGGTTCAGCTGGTGGATTCCATCACTCTTTAAATGTTGGAGATGTGGTTATTTCAACAGAAGTTCGTCACCATGACGTAGATGTAACAGCATTTAACTATGAATATGGTCAAGTGCCAGGAATGCCGCCTGGATTTAAAGCTGATGACGCATTAGTTGCATTAGCTGAGAAATGTATGCAGGCAGAAGAAAATATTCAAGTTGTAAAAGGTATGATTGCAACAGGCGATTCATTTATGAGTGATCCGAACCGCGTTGCGGCAATTCGTGATAAATTTGAAGATCTTTATGCAGTAGAAATGGAAGCAGCAGCTGTTGCGCAAGTATGCCACCAATATGAAGTTCCGTTTGTTATTATTCGTGCACTTTCTGATATTGCTGGTAAAGAATCAAATGTTTCATTTGATCAATTTTTAGATCAAGCAGCTCTTCATTCTACAAACTTTATCGTAAAAGTACTAGAAGAGTTAAAGTAA
- a CDS encoding class I SAM-dependent DNA methyltransferase, with amino-acid sequence MGTEFNGLFDEWAHTYDSFVQGEDIQYKEVFARYEDILEDVVNKSFGNVLEFGVGTGNLTNKLLLAGRTVYGIEPSREMRIIAKEKLPQEFSITEGDFLSFEVPNSIDTIVSTYAFHHLTDEEKDVAIAKYSQLLNKGGKIVFADTIFADQDAYDKTVEVAKQRGFHQLANDLQTEYYTRIPIMQSIFENNGFHVTFTRLNHFVWVMEATKQ; translated from the coding sequence ATGGGTACAGAATTTAATGGTTTATTTGATGAGTGGGCTCATACGTACGACTCATTCGTACAAGGTGAAGATATACAATATAAAGAAGTTTTCGCCCGTTATGAGGACATTTTAGAGGATGTAGTTAACAAGTCATTTGGTAACGTATTAGAATTTGGTGTTGGTACTGGCAATTTAACAAATAAATTATTACTTGCTGGTCGTACAGTTTACGGTATAGAACCGTCACGTGAAATGCGCATTATTGCTAAAGAAAAATTGCCGCAAGAGTTTTCAATTACAGAAGGTGATTTTCTTTCATTCGAAGTTCCAAATTCAATTGATACCATTGTGAGCACCTATGCATTTCATCATTTAACAGATGAAGAAAAAGACGTAGCGATTGCGAAGTATAGTCAATTGCTAAACAAAGGTGGTAAAATAGTGTTTGCTGATACAATATTTGCAGATCAAGATGCATATGATAAAACTGTCGAAGTAGCAAAACAAAGAGGTTTTCATCAGTTAGCAAACGATTTGCAAACAGAATACTATACACGTATTCCTATCATGCAATCTATTTTTGAAAACAATGGCTTCCATGTAACGTTCACGAGATTAAATCATTTCGTTTGGGTAATGGAGGCAACTAAGCAATAG
- a CDS encoding YrzA family protein → MSFTFEMLEDKVEFFEAGDLASLERKISEQIDNNKALMLEVHHISHQMVMDPESKRPYYSAVVHFKLKKLR, encoded by the coding sequence GTGTCATTTACCTTTGAAATGTTAGAAGATAAAGTAGAGTTTTTTGAAGCGGGAGACTTAGCTTCTTTAGAACGAAAAATTAGTGAACAAATCGATAATAATAAAGCACTTATGCTTGAGGTTCATCACATCTCGCATCAAATGGTTATGGATCCGGAAAGCAAAAGACCATATTATAGCGCGGTTGTTCATTTTAAATTAAAAAAATTACGCTAA